In the genome of Notamacropus eugenii isolate mMacEug1 chromosome 5, mMacEug1.pri_v2, whole genome shotgun sequence, one region contains:
- the CDX2 gene encoding homeobox protein CDX-2 isoform X2, whose product MYVSYLLDKDVSMYPSSVRHPGGLNLAPQNFVSPPQYSDYGGYHVAAANLDSAQSPGPSWPSPYGAPLREDWNGYAPGATATANSVAHGLNGGSPAAAMGYSSPADYHSHHHPHHHPHHPGTAPSCASGLLQTLNSGPPVAAAAEQLSPGGQRRNVCEWVRKPTQPSLGGQVKTRTKDKYRVVYTDHQRLELEKEFHYSRYITIRRKAELAATLGLSERLKSGFKTEEPKKEKLIRRNYSCNSSSSRHHLSHKPSLVL is encoded by the exons ATGTACGTGAGCTACCTATTGGATAAGGACGTGAGCATGTACCCCAGCTCCGTGCGCCATCCTGGCGGGCTCAATTTGGCGCCGCAGAACTTCGTCAGCCCCCCACAGTACTCGGACTACGGAGGATACCACGTGGCAGCTGCAAACTTGGACAGCGCCCAGTCCCCCGGCCCCTCTTGGCCGTCTCCTTACGGCGCTCCTCTCCGGGAGGACTGGAATGGCTACGCGCCGGGAGCCACCGCTACAGCCAATTCAGTGGCGCACGGTCTCAATGGGGGTTCCCCGGCCGCAGCTATGGGATACAGCAGCCCTGCGGATTACCACTCACATCACCACCCGCACCACCACCCTCACCATCCAGGCACTGCACCCTCCTGCGCCTCGGGGCTACTGCAAACACTTAACTCCGGGCCGCCCGTGGCCGCTGCCGCAGAACAGCTGTCTCCTGGCGGCCAGCGGCGCAACGTGTGTGAGTGGGTGCGGAAACCGACGCAGCCCTCCCTGGGCGGCCAGG TTAAAACCAGGACAAAAGACAAATACCGAGTCGTGTACACTGACCACCAGCGGctggagctggagaaagaatttCACTATAGCCGGTATATCACCATCCGGCGGAAAGCGGAGCTGGCTGCTACACTGGGACTATCTGAG aGGTTAAAATCTGGTTTCAAAACCGAagagccaaagaaagaaaaattaataagaagaaattacagctgcaacagcagcagcagccgccacCACCTCAGTCACAAGCCCAGCCTGGTGCTTTGA
- the CDX2 gene encoding homeobox protein CDX-2 isoform X1 — translation MYVSYLLDKDVSMYPSSVRHPGGLNLAPQNFVSPPQYSDYGGYHVAAANLDSAQSPGPSWPSPYGAPLREDWNGYAPGATATANSVAHGLNGGSPAAAMGYSSPADYHSHHHPHHHPHHPGTAPSCASGLLQTLNSGPPVAAAAEQLSPGGQRRNVCEWVRKPTQPSLGGQVKTRTKDKYRVVYTDHQRLELEKEFHYSRYITIRRKAELAATLGLSERQVKIWFQNRRAKERKINKKKLQLQQQQQPPPPQSQAQPGALRSGPEPLSPVASLQGSAPGSVPGVLGPAGGVLAPTITQ, via the exons ATGTACGTGAGCTACCTATTGGATAAGGACGTGAGCATGTACCCCAGCTCCGTGCGCCATCCTGGCGGGCTCAATTTGGCGCCGCAGAACTTCGTCAGCCCCCCACAGTACTCGGACTACGGAGGATACCACGTGGCAGCTGCAAACTTGGACAGCGCCCAGTCCCCCGGCCCCTCTTGGCCGTCTCCTTACGGCGCTCCTCTCCGGGAGGACTGGAATGGCTACGCGCCGGGAGCCACCGCTACAGCCAATTCAGTGGCGCACGGTCTCAATGGGGGTTCCCCGGCCGCAGCTATGGGATACAGCAGCCCTGCGGATTACCACTCACATCACCACCCGCACCACCACCCTCACCATCCAGGCACTGCACCCTCCTGCGCCTCGGGGCTACTGCAAACACTTAACTCCGGGCCGCCCGTGGCCGCTGCCGCAGAACAGCTGTCTCCTGGCGGCCAGCGGCGCAACGTGTGTGAGTGGGTGCGGAAACCGACGCAGCCCTCCCTGGGCGGCCAGG TTAAAACCAGGACAAAAGACAAATACCGAGTCGTGTACACTGACCACCAGCGGctggagctggagaaagaatttCACTATAGCCGGTATATCACCATCCGGCGGAAAGCGGAGCTGGCTGCTACACTGGGACTATCTGAGAGACAG GTTAAAATCTGGTTTCAAAACCGAagagccaaagaaagaaaaattaataagaagaaattacagctgcaacagcagcagcagccgccacCACCTCAGTCACAAGCCCAGCCTGGTGCTTTGAGAAGTGGCCCAGAGCCACTAAGTCCAGTAGCCTCCCTGCAAGGCTCAGCACCAGGATCTGTCCCTGGAGTTCTGGGGCCTGCTGGAGGGGTGTTGGCCCCCACCATTACACAATGA